From Nicotiana tabacum cultivar K326 chromosome 15, ASM71507v2, whole genome shotgun sequence, the proteins below share one genomic window:
- the LOC107764904 gene encoding amino acid permease 6-like, whose translation MASSEFQKNTNMYVEHSAQGGVLESGEVHKNIDDDGREKRTGTVLTASAHIITAVIGSGVLSLAWAMAQLGWVAGPVILFVFSFITYFTSTLLADCYRSPGPVSGKRNYSYMEVVRSHLGGIKVQLCGIAQYGNLVGITIGYTITASISMVAVVRSNCFHKKGHQASCSVSNYPYMIIFAAIQIVLSQIPNFHKLSWLSILAAVMSFAYSLIGLGLSIAKVAGAGHHVKTSLTGVQVGVDVSGSEKLWRSFQSIGDIAFAYAFATILIEIQDTLRSPPAENKVMKRASLVGVFTTTLFYVLCGTIGYAAFGNDAPGNFLTGFGFYEPFWLIDFANVCIAVHLVGAYQVFCQPIYGFVEGRCSERWPDNKFITSQHAINIPFSGHVYYVNFFRLLWRTAYVIVTAVIAMIFPFFNHFLGLIGAASFYPLTVYLPIEMHIAQRKIPKYSFTWIWLQILSWGCLIVSLVAAAGSIQGLSQDLKAYKPFKSQAHE comes from the exons atggcatcGTCAGAATTTCAGAAGAACACCAATATGTACGTAGAACATTCAGCACAAGGAGGAGTACTAGAAAGTGGAGAAGTTCATAAAAACATTGACGATGATGGGCGCGAGAAAAGAACTG GTACGGTGCTAACAGCGAGTGCACATATAATAACTGCTGTGATAGGGTCAGGGGTGCTATCTTTAGCATGGGCAATGGCTCAGTTAGGGTGGGTGGCTGGTCCTGTTATTCTCTTTGTCTTCTCTTTCATTACTTACTTCACTTCAACACTTCTCGCCGATTGTTATCGCTCTCCTGGCCCTGTCTCCGGCAAGAGAAACTACAGTTACATGGAGGTTGTCCGCTCTCACTTAG GAGGTATTAAGGTGCAACTGTGTGGAATAGCCCAGTATGGTAACCTCGTAGGAATTACCATTGGATACACAATTACTGCATCTATCAGTATGGT GGCAGTAGTAAGGTCAAATTGTTTCCACAAAAAGGGGCACCAAGCCAGCTGCTCAGTATCAAATTACCCTTATATGATTATCTTTGCAGCTATACAAATAGTTCTTAGCCAAATACCAAACTTCCATAAGCTTTCATGGCTATCCATTCTTGCTGCAGTTATGTCTTTTGCTTACTCTCTTATTGGTCTTGGACTTTCCATTGCCAAAGTTGCAG GTGCAGGGCACCATGTAAAGACAAGCCTAACAGGGGTACAAGTAGGGGTGGACGTGTCAGGTTCAGAGAAACTTTGGAGAAGCTTCCAATCCATTGGAGATATTGCCTTTGCTTATGCTTTTGCCACCATTCTCATTGAAATACAG GATACATTGAGATCACCACCTGCAGAGAACAAGGTTATGAAAAGAGCATCACTTGTCGGAGTGTTTACCACAACCTTATTCTATGTACTATGTGGTACCATTGGCTATGCAGCCTTTGGAAACGATGCTCCTGGAAATTTCCTCACTGGATTTGGTTTCTATGAACCCTTTTGGCTAATTGACTTCGCTAACGTTTGCATCGCCGTCCACCTGGTTGGAGCTTACCAG GTTTTCTGCCAACCAATATATGGCTTTGTGGAGGGTCGTTGTAGTGAACGATGGCCAGACAACAAATTCATCACTTCTCAACATGCCATAAACATTCCATTTTCTGGTCATGTTTACTATGTAAACTTTTTCAGGTTGTTGTGGAGGACAGCATATGTTATAGTAACAGCAGTAATTGCCATGAtatttccattcttcaatcacTTCTTGGGCTTAATTGGGGCAGCTTCTTTTTATCCATTAACTGTCTACTTGCCTATAGAAATGCACATTGCTCAGAGGAAAATTCCAAAGTATTCATTCACTTGGATATGGCTGCAAATACTAAGCTGGGGTTGCTTAATTGTGTCACTTGTTGCAGCAGCTGGATCCATACAGGGTCTTTCTCAGGATCTCAAGGCATACAAGCCTTTCAAATCTCAAGCTCATGAATGA
- the LOC142169767 gene encoding uncharacterized protein LOC142169767, protein MENTELHANIPSNFDGFTAFTLDPSHPLYIHPSDSLGVQLVTVPFNGTSFVIWRSSMLTSLSTKNKVGLITGKVAQPALDSPYFPFWERCNNMVKAWITNSLIREIAISVMCLSTAKEVWMDINERFGQSNGSKYIQFQREISSTFQGSSDIVTYFTKIRSLWDELKSVYVGPTCSCGALPKFIEDQYLFQFLSGLNDSYSTAKSSIFMMSLYPSISKAYSLLQEDESQKETHPVSPRFSTDSASFSVPSTQLHPNKQYTQRVTFESKKPSASATVSCKYYKKSGHTIEKCYRLHGFPPDFKFAKNKRSASCVQMEKSSYSPAVFKTSEAPVHGFNKEQYNHLMALLQQTHISPNYTPASAAADRGGYAHFASVSYLPVEKMHSLAHSLSASFNSVRKPWILDSGATNHMTRYKYFLHNIQPLTSLFLITLPNGYKVKVISIGSMYLRHDNSA, encoded by the coding sequence ATGGAAAATACTGAGTTGCATGCAAATATACCGTCAAATTTTGATGGTTTCACTGCATTTACCCTAGATCCATCTCATCCTTTATACATACATCCTTCTGATAGTCTTGGTGTTCAGCTGGTTACAGTTCCTTTCAATGGAACTAGTTTTGTTATATGGCGCAGTAGTATGCTAACATCTCTCTCAACTAAGAACAAAGTAGGACTAATCACTGGCAAAGTAGCCCAACCTGCACTTGATTCTCCCTATTTTCCTTTCTGGGAAAGGTGCAACAATATGGTCAAGGCCTGGATTACTAACTCACTAATTAGAGAGATTGCTATAAGTGTTATGTGTCTTAGTACTGCCAAGGAAGTATGGATGGACATAAATGAAAGGTTTGGGCAGTCTAATGGGTCTAAGTATATTCAATTCCAACGGGAGATCAGTTCTACCTTTCAAGGGTCTTCTGATATAGTCACCTACTTTACTAAGATTAGAAGTCTGTGGGATGAATTGAAATCTGTATATGTTGGGCCCACATGTTCATGTGGTGCCTTGCCAAAGTTCATTGAAGATCAATATCTCTTTCAGTTCCTAAGTGGACTGAATGATTCCTACTCAACAGCTAAAAGTAGCATCTTTATGATGTCCCTATACCCTTCAATCAGTAAGGCTTATTCTCTTCTACAAGAAGATGAGAGTCAGAAAGAGACTCATCCTGTCTCTCCTAGGTTTTCAACTGATTCAGCATCTTTCTCTGTCCCATCAACTCAACTTCACCCTAATAAACAATACACTCAGAGAGTCACTTTTGAATCCAAGAAGCCTTCAGCATCTGCTACTGTGTCTTGCAAGTATTATAAGAAAAGTGGCCACACCATAGAGAAGTGTTACAGACTTCATGGATTTCCTCCTGATTTCAAGTTCGCAAAGAACAAGAGATCTGCTTCATGTGTCCAAATGGAGAAATCATCTTACTCTCCTGCTGTTTTCAAAACATCTGAGGCTCCAGTTCATGGGTTCAACAAAGAACAGTACAACCATCTCATGGCCTTACTCCAACAGACACATATTTCTCCCAACTATACTCCTGCTAGTGCTGCTGCAGACCGTGGTGGATATGCTCATTTTGCAAGTGTGTCATATCTTCCAGTAGAGAAAATGCATTCTTTAGCTCATTCTTTGTCTGCATCTTTTAATTCAGTTAGAAAACCTTGGATCCTGGATTCTGGTGCAACAAACCACATGACTCGATACAAATATTTTCTTCACAATATTCAACCTTTAACTTCTCTTTTCTTAATAACCTTGCCAAATGGATATAAAGTGAAAGTCATTTCTATTGGTTCTATGTACCTTAGACATGATAATTCTGCATAA